One region of Bubalus kerabau isolate K-KA32 ecotype Philippines breed swamp buffalo chromosome 6, PCC_UOA_SB_1v2, whole genome shotgun sequence genomic DNA includes:
- the LOC129655324 gene encoding uncharacterized protein LOC129655324 isoform X3, translated as MDKGLKQNSGASVSSSVAAAAAAAKPLQSCSTLCDPIDGSPPGSPASGILQKASLTGYRKQENGKVIFPPPLLLKPSLEVAVSLRQSSILHSLNIGQKASSLWFQHSHRALLLYTSGFCLTTARKLILLPT; from the exons AAGCAAAACTCTGGTGCATCAGTCTCTTCatcagtagctgctgctgctgctgctgctaagccgcttcagtcgtgttcgactctctgcgaccctatagatggcagcccaccaggctcccccgcctctgggattctccag aAGGCGTCACTGACCGGATatagaaagcaagaaaatggaaaagttaTTTTCCCTCCTCCTCTGCTTCTAAAACCTTCTCTGGAAGTGGCTGTATCCCTCAGGCAATCCTCCATTCTCCATAGTCTCAACATCGGCCAGAAAGCCTCTTCTCTGTGGTTCCAGCATAGCCACAGAGCCCTTCTACTCTACACATCTGGGTTCTG CCTTACAACTGCAAGAAAATTAATTCTGCTGCCAACCTAA